Proteins co-encoded in one Vibrio fortis genomic window:
- the fliI gene encoding flagellar protein export ATPase FliI: protein MLALAERLGQYKVEGLKSRPIASGKLVRVVGLTLEATGCKAPIGSLCLVETMSGHMEAEVVGFSGDNLFLMPSEQITGILPGARVTPMTSESGIPVGMELLGRVIDGVGNPLDGLGPLYTENRASFNAEPINPLARKPISEPLDVGLKAINGLLTVGKGQRIGLFAGSGVGKSVTLGMMTRGTTAQVVVVGLIGERGREVKEFIEEILGEDGRKRSVVVAAPADASPLMRLKGCQTALTVAEYFRDQGLDVLLLMDSLTRFAQAQREIALSVGEPPATKGYPPSVFAKLPALVERAGNGSDEQGSITAFFTVLTEGDDLQDPIADASRAILDGHVVLSREMADAGHYPAIDVEKSVSRVMPQITSEEHVLMSKAVRQVLSICRKNQDLVSIGAYKPGTDPAIDSAFTLKPKLDEYLQQKMKETVPYDMCVNMLKHVLGG, encoded by the coding sequence GTGTTAGCGCTTGCAGAACGTCTTGGTCAATACAAGGTAGAAGGCCTGAAATCTCGACCAATCGCGTCGGGTAAACTCGTTCGTGTGGTTGGATTAACCTTGGAAGCTACGGGATGTAAAGCGCCGATTGGTAGTTTATGCCTAGTTGAAACCATGTCTGGTCATATGGAAGCTGAGGTAGTGGGCTTTTCAGGCGATAATCTTTTCTTAATGCCGAGTGAACAGATTACCGGCATCTTACCTGGAGCTCGCGTTACACCAATGACCAGTGAGAGTGGCATTCCTGTCGGGATGGAACTGCTTGGTCGAGTGATTGACGGTGTAGGCAATCCGCTAGATGGACTTGGACCACTTTATACTGAAAACCGCGCTTCATTTAACGCCGAACCTATTAATCCGTTGGCTCGTAAGCCGATTTCAGAACCACTGGATGTTGGCTTAAAAGCAATCAACGGCCTTCTTACCGTGGGTAAAGGTCAACGTATTGGTCTGTTTGCGGGTTCAGGTGTGGGTAAATCGGTGACGCTTGGAATGATGACCAGAGGTACGACTGCTCAAGTCGTCGTTGTGGGTTTGATTGGTGAGCGTGGACGAGAAGTTAAAGAGTTTATTGAAGAGATTCTAGGTGAGGATGGCCGCAAGCGTTCTGTTGTCGTAGCTGCACCTGCCGATGCTTCACCTTTGATGCGTCTTAAAGGCTGTCAAACAGCGCTTACAGTGGCTGAATACTTCCGCGACCAAGGTCTAGATGTCCTGCTATTAATGGATTCACTCACGCGTTTTGCGCAAGCTCAGCGTGAGATTGCCCTGTCTGTAGGTGAACCGCCAGCAACCAAAGGTTATCCGCCATCGGTGTTTGCTAAGCTGCCAGCTTTGGTAGAACGTGCGGGTAATGGCAGTGATGAGCAAGGCTCGATTACCGCTTTCTTTACCGTCTTAACCGAAGGTGATGATCTTCAAGACCCAATTGCCGATGCGTCACGAGCCATTCTTGATGGTCACGTTGTTCTGTCCCGTGAAATGGCTGATGCCGGTCACTATCCTGCGATTGATGTAGAGAAGTCAGTGAGTCGTGTTATGCCACAGATCACGTCAGAAGAGCATGTCTTGATGTCGAAAGCGGTAAGACAGGTACTGTCGATTTGTCGTAAGAACCAAGATTTGGTCTCTATTGGTGCTTATAAACCGGGTACCGATCCAGCGATTGATAGTGCCTTTACCCTTAAGCCTAAACTTGATGAATATCTACAGCAGAAAATGAAAGAGACCGTCCCTTACGATATGTGTGTCAACATGTTGAAACACGTGTTGGGGGGCTAA
- the fliF gene encoding flagellar basal-body MS-ring/collar protein FliF: MAENSQTTDLAVSDANDHALVAGADVDNEGQNPDLGERSSSKFDMAVGDLDLLRQVVLVLSISICVALIVMLFFWVKEPEMRPLGAYETEELIPVLDYLDQQKIQYSLEGNTISVPASEYNSLKLDMVRAGLNQEKNAGDDILMQDMGFGVSQRLEQERLKLSRERQLAKAIEQMKQVRKAQVLLALPKQSVFVRHNQEASASVFLTLKTGTNLKQQEVDSVVDMVASAVPGMKTSRITVTDQHGRLLSSGSQDPASAARRKEHELERNQEQALREKIDSVLIPILGFGNYTAQVDIQLDFSAVEQTRKRFDPNTPATRSEYTLEDYNNGSTVAGVPGALSNQPPADASIPQDVAQMKDGSLMGQGSVHKEATRNFELDTTISHERKQSGTVNRQTVSVAIKNRQSVNPDTGEVVHTPLSESEINAIRQVLIGTVGFDEGRGDLLNVLSVQFAPQVTDVMPDVPIWDHPNFNDWVRWFASALVIIVVVLVLVRPAMKKLLNPAEDEDDQAYGPDGLPIGADGETSLIGSDIEGGELFEFGSSIDLPNLHKDEDVLKAVRALVANEPELAAQVVKNWMADG, encoded by the coding sequence GTGGCAGAAAATAGTCAAACAACAGATTTAGCCGTTAGTGATGCGAATGACCATGCACTCGTTGCAGGGGCAGACGTGGACAACGAAGGGCAAAATCCTGATCTAGGCGAGCGCAGCTCATCAAAGTTCGACATGGCGGTGGGTGATCTTGATCTCCTGCGTCAAGTCGTACTCGTTCTCTCGATCTCTATTTGTGTAGCGCTCATTGTGATGCTGTTTTTCTGGGTGAAAGAGCCTGAAATGCGTCCATTAGGTGCTTACGAGACCGAAGAATTGATCCCTGTGCTGGATTATTTGGATCAGCAAAAAATTCAATACTCATTAGAGGGCAACACCATCTCGGTTCCGGCCAGTGAATACAACTCACTGAAGCTGGACATGGTGCGTGCTGGCTTAAACCAAGAGAAGAACGCAGGCGACGATATCCTAATGCAGGATATGGGCTTTGGTGTTTCTCAACGTCTTGAACAAGAGCGCTTAAAGTTAAGTCGTGAGCGTCAGCTGGCGAAAGCGATTGAGCAGATGAAACAAGTGCGTAAGGCGCAAGTACTGTTAGCGCTACCAAAACAGAGCGTATTTGTTCGTCATAATCAAGAAGCATCGGCGTCGGTATTTTTGACGCTTAAAACGGGCACGAACCTCAAGCAGCAAGAAGTGGATTCTGTTGTGGACATGGTAGCGAGCGCCGTACCTGGAATGAAAACGTCACGCATTACTGTGACCGATCAACATGGTCGCTTGCTGAGTTCAGGCTCTCAAGACCCAGCCTCAGCGGCTCGCCGTAAAGAGCATGAGTTGGAGCGAAACCAAGAGCAGGCTCTACGTGAAAAGATTGATTCAGTACTGATCCCGATTCTTGGTTTTGGTAACTACACAGCGCAAGTAGATATTCAGCTTGATTTCAGCGCTGTGGAGCAGACTCGCAAGCGTTTTGATCCGAATACTCCGGCTACACGCAGTGAGTACACGCTAGAAGATTACAACAACGGTAGTACCGTAGCAGGTGTTCCGGGTGCGTTAAGCAATCAACCGCCAGCGGATGCATCGATTCCACAAGATGTGGCGCAAATGAAAGATGGCTCTTTAATGGGGCAAGGTTCAGTTCATAAAGAGGCAACGCGCAACTTTGAACTGGATACCACCATCAGTCATGAGCGCAAACAGAGCGGCACGGTGAATCGTCAAACAGTGTCGGTTGCGATTAAAAACCGTCAATCTGTGAATCCAGATACTGGAGAGGTGGTTCATACACCACTGAGCGAATCAGAAATTAATGCCATTAGACAAGTGCTCATCGGTACGGTTGGCTTTGACGAAGGTCGTGGTGACTTATTGAACGTATTGAGTGTTCAATTCGCACCGCAGGTTACTGATGTTATGCCAGATGTACCGATTTGGGATCACCCGAACTTCAACGATTGGGTTCGTTGGTTTGCAAGTGCACTCGTGATCATTGTTGTCGTTCTTGTACTGGTTCGCCCAGCGATGAAGAAACTGCTTAACCCAGCAGAAGACGAAGATGACCAAGCATACGGCCCTGATGGATTACCAATTGGCGCTGATGGCGAAACGAGCCTGATTGGCAGCGATATTGAAGGTGGTGAACTGTTTGAGTTTGGCTCAAGCATTGACCTACCAAACCTTCATAAAGATGAAGATGTATTGAAAGCAGTACGTGCTCTGGTAGCGAATGAACCAGAGCTAGCGGCTCAAGTAGTTAAGAATTGGATGGCAGATGGCTAA
- the fliG gene encoding flagellar motor switch protein FliG, with translation MANEIVPQGEGGEVAEVANIDIASISGDERAAILLLSLNEEDAAGIIRHLEPKQVQRVGSAMARAADLSQEKVGAVHRAFLDDIQKYTNIGMGSEDFMRNALVAALGEDKANNLVDQILLGTGSKGLDSLKWMDPRQVASIIINEHPQIQTIVLSYLEADQSAEILSQFPERVRLDLMMRIANLEEVQPSALAELNEIMEKQFAGQAGAQAAKIGGLKAAAEIMNYMDNNVEGVLMDQIRDQDEDMATQIQDLMFVFENLIEVDDQGVQKLLRDVPQDVLQKALKGADEGLREKIFKNMSKRAADMMRDDIEAMPPVKVSDVEAAQKEILGIARKMADSGEIMLSGGADEFL, from the coding sequence ATGGCTAACGAAATTGTTCCACAAGGTGAAGGTGGAGAAGTAGCAGAAGTTGCGAACATTGATATCGCATCGATTTCTGGTGACGAGCGCGCGGCGATCTTGTTGTTAAGTCTTAACGAAGAAGATGCCGCAGGTATTATTCGCCACCTAGAACCTAAACAGGTTCAGCGTGTGGGTAGTGCTATGGCGCGTGCCGCAGACCTTTCTCAAGAGAAAGTAGGCGCAGTGCACCGCGCTTTCCTGGATGACATTCAGAAGTACACCAACATTGGTATGGGCAGCGAAGACTTTATGCGTAATGCGCTGGTGGCTGCTCTGGGTGAAGACAAAGCGAATAACCTTGTTGATCAAATCCTTCTGGGTACAGGGTCGAAAGGTCTCGATTCATTGAAGTGGATGGATCCTCGTCAGGTAGCGAGCATCATTATCAATGAGCACCCGCAGATCCAGACGATTGTACTTTCGTACTTGGAAGCGGATCAGTCTGCAGAAATTTTGTCTCAGTTCCCTGAGCGTGTTCGCCTAGACTTGATGATGCGTATTGCGAACCTTGAAGAAGTTCAACCTTCAGCACTGGCTGAGTTGAACGAAATCATGGAGAAACAGTTTGCGGGTCAAGCAGGTGCGCAAGCGGCCAAGATTGGCGGCCTGAAGGCAGCTGCAGAGATCATGAACTACATGGACAACAACGTCGAGGGCGTGTTGATGGATCAAATCCGCGACCAAGACGAAGACATGGCAACTCAGATTCAAGACCTTATGTTCGTCTTCGAGAACCTTATCGAAGTCGACGACCAAGGTGTTCAGAAGTTGCTGCGTGATGTACCACAAGACGTTCTACAGAAAGCCCTTAAAGGTGCTGATGAAGGTCTGCGTGAGAAGATCTTCAAGAACATGTCTAAACGTGCTGCCGATATGATGAGAGACGATATTGAGGCGATGCCGCCAGTGAAAGTTTCGGATGTTGAAGCAGCTCAGAAAGAGATCTTGGGCATTGCGAGGAAAATGGCCGACAGTGGCGAGATTATGCTGTCTGGTGGTGCCGACGAGTTCCTATAA
- the fliH gene encoding flagellar assembly protein FliH: protein MSGDRKRGFFRPDEDNTVAEPQKWGLPDYTSDTHQQAKETAFNYDPSWMPTVEEAIEDEELVLTEEQIELIKQGAYQEGLHQGQEAGFKQGYEKGKEEGFAAGHAEGTEAGKLEGVTAGQEYIQQQVAIFMGLANQFAQPLELMNAQVEKQLVDMVLTMVKEVVHVEVQTNPQIILDTVKESVESLPISGHAITLKLHPEDVTIIRSAYGETELDCRNWTLVAEPALNRGDVQIEAGESSVNYRMEDRVRQVIQNFCGVNRHQGNE, encoded by the coding sequence ATGTCAGGTGATAGAAAGCGCGGCTTTTTTCGTCCCGATGAGGACAACACGGTAGCGGAACCTCAGAAATGGGGGCTGCCTGATTACACGTCTGATACGCACCAGCAAGCGAAAGAGACGGCTTTCAACTACGACCCAAGTTGGATGCCAACGGTTGAAGAAGCGATTGAAGATGAAGAGCTTGTGTTGACCGAAGAGCAGATCGAGCTGATTAAGCAGGGTGCTTATCAAGAAGGTCTGCATCAAGGTCAGGAAGCGGGCTTCAAGCAGGGTTATGAAAAAGGCAAAGAAGAAGGTTTTGCTGCAGGTCATGCGGAAGGTACTGAAGCGGGTAAGCTTGAGGGTGTGACGGCTGGCCAAGAGTACATCCAACAACAAGTTGCTATTTTCATGGGTCTTGCCAATCAGTTTGCTCAACCACTGGAGCTGATGAATGCTCAAGTCGAAAAGCAGTTAGTCGATATGGTACTGACTATGGTTAAAGAGGTTGTGCATGTTGAAGTGCAGACCAACCCTCAGATCATTCTTGATACGGTTAAAGAGTCGGTCGAGTCGCTGCCTATTTCAGGTCATGCGATAACGCTGAAGTTGCATCCTGAAGATGTGACCATCATTCGCTCCGCCTATGGCGAAACAGAATTAGACTGCCGTAATTGGACGCTAGTTGCCGAGCCGGCACTGAATCGTGGCGATGTACAGATCGAAGCGGGTGAATCGAGCGTGAACTATCGAATGGAAGATCGCGTGCGTCAGGTTATCCAAAATTTTTGTGGCGTGAATCGTCATCAAGGTAACGAATAG
- the fliE gene encoding flagellar hook-basal body complex protein FliE: MRIDGLQGEMQAMMVEAANTRPAATGQTVGADFGNMLTQAINNVNSLQKTSGDLQTRFDSGDESVSLSDVMIARNKSSVAFEATIQIRNKLVESYKELMNMPV, translated from the coding sequence ATGAGAATAGATGGTTTACAAGGTGAGATGCAGGCAATGATGGTGGAAGCTGCAAACACGCGTCCGGCTGCGACTGGACAAACGGTGGGTGCAGATTTCGGCAATATGTTGACGCAAGCCATCAACAACGTGAACTCGTTACAGAAAACCTCAGGGGATCTTCAAACCCGTTTTGATAGCGGTGACGAGAGTGTTTCGCTCTCCGACGTAATGATTGCTCGAAATAAATCTAGTGTGGCTTTTGAAGCGACGATTCAGATCAGAAACAAACTGGTTGAGTCGTATAAAGAGCTTATGAATATGCCGGTATAG
- the fliJ gene encoding flagellar export protein FliJ, which translates to MDNALEFLLEQAKEKENQAVLALNKANAELQGYYEQVAQIEKYRLDYCQQLVDRGKAGLTASQYGHLNRFLTQLDDTLSKQKEAEGHFKSQVDNCQEYWMELRKQRKSYEWLMEKKQKEKAKLQDQREQKQMDEFSTLLYSRQRR; encoded by the coding sequence ATGGATAACGCACTTGAGTTCTTGCTAGAGCAAGCAAAAGAGAAAGAGAATCAAGCGGTGTTGGCACTCAACAAAGCCAACGCAGAGCTGCAAGGCTATTACGAACAAGTCGCGCAGATCGAGAAGTACCGTTTGGACTACTGCCAGCAGTTAGTGGATCGTGGCAAAGCGGGGCTAACGGCTAGCCAATACGGCCACTTGAATCGATTCTTGACTCAGCTTGACGATACATTATCCAAACAGAAAGAGGCAGAAGGACACTTTAAAAGCCAAGTCGATAACTGCCAAGAGTATTGGATGGAATTGCGTAAACAACGCAAGTCGTACGAATGGTTAATGGAAAAGAAGCAAAAAGAAAAAGCGAAGCTGCAAGACCAACGCGAGCAGAAACAGATGGATGAGTTTTCAACTCTGCTATATAGCCGCCAACGTCGCTAA